A single genomic interval of Chitinophaga sp. 180180018-3 harbors:
- a CDS encoding alpha/beta hydrolase: MKPFFKKLAWICLSLFILLNVIAAFHAWKFTHFYDDKGHKNKLPEQMNMGEKLQMIFFGVRISKSVTAVHPTVPYETIWLKTKDNLKLEGWWIPVDAPAGTVILFHGYNGNKGSLLPEAERFRRLGYNTFLLDFRAHGNSDGHACTIGYREAEDVKLAWDYVRGRSDNPVILWGVSMGAAAILKAVPEYQLTPEKLILQCPFATLTDAVKSRMRAVHLPASPLSQLLTFWGGLELGFNASTFKPESYARQIHIPVLYFYGQKDIRVMPHETQEVFTHLSSQQKKLYIFPDAGHQSFCGKDSVAWMREVTAFLQ; this comes from the coding sequence ATGAAGCCATTCTTTAAGAAACTAGCCTGGATCTGTCTGTCTCTTTTTATATTACTCAATGTAATAGCAGCCTTTCATGCCTGGAAATTCACTCATTTCTACGACGACAAAGGGCATAAAAACAAGCTGCCGGAGCAAATGAACATGGGTGAAAAACTGCAGATGATATTTTTTGGTGTCCGTATTTCAAAATCAGTAACAGCGGTACACCCTACTGTTCCTTACGAAACAATATGGCTGAAAACCAAAGACAATCTGAAGCTGGAAGGCTGGTGGATACCGGTCGACGCCCCTGCGGGTACGGTGATCCTGTTTCATGGGTATAACGGTAATAAAGGTTCTCTTCTTCCGGAGGCAGAACGCTTCCGCAGACTGGGTTATAATACTTTCCTGCTCGATTTCCGTGCTCATGGCAACAGCGATGGCCATGCTTGTACCATTGGGTACCGGGAGGCCGAAGATGTAAAACTGGCCTGGGATTACGTTCGCGGCAGGAGCGACAATCCGGTAATACTCTGGGGAGTAAGCATGGGTGCTGCAGCCATATTAAAGGCGGTGCCGGAATACCAGCTGACACCTGAAAAGCTGATCCTTCAATGTCCGTTTGCAACACTTACAGATGCGGTGAAAAGCCGTATGCGAGCTGTGCATCTTCCGGCCAGTCCTCTTTCCCAACTGCTAACCTTCTGGGGAGGCCTGGAACTGGGTTTCAACGCAAGTACTTTTAAACCTGAGAGTTACGCCCGGCAGATCCATATACCGGTACTTTATTTCTACGGCCAGAAGGATATCAGGGTAATGCCTCACGAAACACAGGAAGTATTTACGCATCTTTCCTCCCAACAGAAGAAGCTGTATATTTTCCCCGATGCCGGCCACCAGTCTTTCTGCGGCAAGGATTCAGTTGCCTGGATGAGGGAGGTTACCGCATTCCTGCAATAA
- a CDS encoding L,D-transpeptidase has product MNKCRHYWWIAAMLLLPLSGFNSESDLYSVRLTTANIDPDKIFLLIDKSDYRLYVYEDVTLRKIYKVVFGSRDQGDKLVEGDRRTPEGTFHIQSKRYDNSWSRFMLLDYPNEASWQKFHHAQEEGKVSFNATIGGGIGIHGVETHSGIRDSYVESRINWTLGCISMKNGDVNELYEILKVGTPVVIRR; this is encoded by the coding sequence ATGAACAAGTGTCGTCATTACTGGTGGATAGCTGCCATGCTGCTATTGCCACTAAGTGGATTTAACAGCGAATCTGATTTATACTCTGTAAGATTGACCACAGCCAACATTGATCCGGACAAAATTTTTCTGCTTATAGACAAGAGTGATTACAGATTGTATGTGTATGAAGATGTGACTTTGAGAAAGATCTACAAGGTTGTTTTCGGAAGTCGTGATCAGGGGGATAAACTGGTGGAAGGGGATCGGAGAACTCCTGAAGGTACATTCCATATTCAGAGTAAACGCTATGATAATAGCTGGAGCCGGTTTATGCTGTTGGATTATCCAAACGAGGCATCCTGGCAGAAATTCCACCATGCTCAGGAAGAAGGTAAAGTATCTTTCAACGCTACTATTGGCGGGGGAATAGGTATACATGGTGTGGAAACTCATTCCGGTATCCGCGATAGCTATGTGGAGTCCCGGATTAACTGGACTTTGGGATGCATTAGTATGAAAAATGGAGATGTGAATGAATTATACGAAATATTGAAAGTAGGTACTCCGGTTGTAATACGTCGGTAA
- a CDS encoding DUF692 family multinuclear iron-containing protein — protein MSHIISPAGTGHLYQQSIPQLGVGLLYNPSLELYLDSCPDSCDYVEIIPDMFWTDRGSRHFPRFEEIESWMKVLNRLAAHFPLTAHNISYSLGSAGVFDKEYLYKMKEWHERYHFKWHSDHLSFVKVHNDQHEEHNAGLAVPVPYDYEVLDMIGGRINAIRRVIDTPFLVENNVYFIDLPEQDLSETGFLNELSHDTSCGLLLDIHNVYTNSVNHHFDPRNFIAQLELNKVVEIHIAGGNDLGGMYTDSHAGPCPPAVWELLDYTLPLVPNLCGITFEFHESYFHLLQFEGITRELNRAKTSWNLYHT, from the coding sequence ATGTCACACATTATTTCTCCTGCAGGAACCGGGCATCTTTATCAACAATCCATTCCACAGCTGGGAGTTGGGCTGTTGTACAATCCTTCTCTGGAATTATACCTGGATAGCTGCCCCGATAGTTGCGACTATGTTGAAATTATTCCTGATATGTTCTGGACTGACCGCGGCAGCCGCCATTTCCCGAGGTTTGAAGAAATAGAATCCTGGATGAAAGTACTGAACAGGTTAGCGGCGCACTTTCCGCTGACAGCTCACAACATCTCTTATTCCCTCGGCAGTGCCGGGGTTTTCGATAAGGAATATCTTTATAAAATGAAGGAGTGGCATGAACGTTATCATTTCAAATGGCATAGCGATCACCTCTCTTTTGTGAAAGTCCATAACGACCAGCACGAGGAACATAACGCAGGACTGGCAGTACCGGTTCCTTACGATTACGAGGTACTGGACATGATTGGTGGCAGGATCAATGCGATCCGCCGCGTCATCGATACGCCTTTCCTGGTGGAGAACAATGTATATTTTATAGATCTCCCCGAACAGGATCTCAGTGAAACCGGTTTTCTGAACGAGCTCTCACATGATACGTCCTGTGGGCTGCTGCTGGATATCCATAATGTATACACCAATTCCGTCAATCATCACTTTGATCCCAGGAATTTTATTGCACAACTGGAGCTGAACAAGGTGGTTGAAATACATATCGCCGGGGGTAATGACCTTGGTGGTATGTATACCGATTCTCACGCAGGCCCTTGTCCACCTGCAGTTTGGGAGCTTCTCGATTATACGTTACCGTTAGTACCGAATTTGTGTGGCATCACCTTCGAATTTCATGAATCTTATTTTCACCTGCTGCAGTTCGAAGGGATCACGCGGGAACTGAACAGAGCAAAAACCTCCTGGAACCTTTATCATACCTGA
- the acs gene encoding acetate--CoA ligase — protein MSYPYQIKSIEDYQQAYQQSVMDPEGFWANIADHFYWRRKWDKVLDWNFKDPEIKWFTGAKLNITENCLDRHLGTLGNRPAIIWEPNDPEEHHRIITYRDLYNKVCQFANVLKNNGVKKGDRVCIYMGMIPELAIAVLACARIGAIHSVVFGGFSAQSIADRIQDAQCSLVITCDGAFRGAKDIPLKSVMDDALMACPSVKKVIVCTRTRTPISMLKGRDVWWEDEIKQVETMGNPPCPAEEMDAEDLLFILYTSGSTGKPKGVVHTCGGYMVYANYTFVNTFQYQPGEVYFCTADVGWITGHSYIVYGPLSAGATTLMFEGVPTYPDAGRLWEITDKFRVNILYTAPTAIRSLMSYGLGPVNHKDLSSLRKLGSVGEPINEEAWHWFKDNIGKGKCPIVDTWWQTETGGIMITPIAGITKEKPGYATLPLPGVQPILVDENGKELKGNGVSGNLCIKFPWPGMLRSTYGDHERFRKTYFTTYENLYFTGDGCLRDEDGYYKITGRVDDVLNVSGHRIGTAEVENAINMHAGVVESAVVGYPHEIKGQGIYAYVIMERLTHDPELTKKDIAQTVGRIIGPIAKPDKIQIVSGLPKTRSGKIMRRILRKIAENELDNLGDTSTLLDPTVVEEIKAGRL, from the coding sequence ATGTCGTACCCATACCAGATCAAGAGTATAGAAGACTATCAGCAGGCTTATCAACAAAGTGTTATGGACCCGGAGGGCTTCTGGGCCAATATTGCGGACCATTTTTACTGGCGCCGCAAATGGGATAAGGTATTAGACTGGAATTTCAAGGATCCGGAAATCAAATGGTTCACCGGTGCGAAACTGAACATCACAGAAAATTGTCTCGACCGTCACCTGGGTACCCTGGGCAACAGGCCCGCTATCATCTGGGAGCCTAATGACCCCGAAGAACATCATCGCATTATTACTTACCGCGACTTATATAATAAAGTCTGCCAGTTTGCAAATGTGCTCAAGAATAACGGTGTTAAGAAAGGCGACCGGGTTTGTATTTACATGGGTATGATCCCTGAACTGGCTATTGCCGTACTGGCCTGTGCACGTATCGGCGCCATCCACTCTGTAGTATTCGGAGGTTTCAGTGCACAGAGTATTGCAGACAGAATACAGGATGCTCAGTGCAGCCTCGTTATCACTTGCGACGGCGCTTTCCGCGGCGCTAAGGACATCCCGTTGAAATCTGTTATGGATGATGCGCTGATGGCCTGCCCCAGTGTAAAAAAAGTAATTGTATGTACCCGTACCCGTACTCCTATCAGTATGCTGAAAGGCAGGGATGTATGGTGGGAAGATGAAATCAAGCAGGTAGAAACAATGGGCAACCCTCCTTGTCCGGCTGAAGAAATGGATGCAGAAGATCTGCTGTTTATCCTTTATACTTCCGGTTCTACCGGCAAGCCTAAAGGGGTTGTACATACCTGTGGCGGTTACATGGTCTATGCCAACTATACATTTGTAAATACTTTCCAGTATCAGCCAGGCGAAGTATATTTCTGTACTGCTGATGTTGGCTGGATCACTGGTCATAGTTATATCGTTTACGGTCCGCTCAGTGCAGGCGCCACCACCCTGATGTTCGAAGGGGTACCTACTTATCCGGATGCCGGCAGGCTTTGGGAAATAACTGACAAGTTCAGGGTGAATATCCTGTATACCGCCCCTACTGCTATTCGCAGCCTGATGAGCTACGGTCTTGGCCCGGTGAATCACAAGGATCTCAGCTCCCTCAGGAAACTGGGCAGCGTGGGCGAACCAATCAATGAGGAAGCCTGGCACTGGTTCAAGGATAATATAGGTAAAGGCAAATGCCCGATTGTGGATACCTGGTGGCAAACAGAAACCGGTGGTATCATGATCACTCCCATTGCCGGTATCACCAAAGAAAAACCGGGCTATGCCACTTTACCACTTCCCGGCGTACAGCCTATCCTCGTCGACGAAAATGGGAAGGAGCTGAAAGGAAACGGTGTAAGCGGCAACCTTTGCATCAAATTCCCCTGGCCAGGTATGCTTCGCAGCACTTATGGCGATCACGAACGCTTCCGTAAAACCTACTTCACCACTTACGAGAACCTCTACTTTACCGGCGATGGTTGCTTACGGGATGAAGACGGATATTATAAAATCACTGGTCGTGTAGATGATGTGCTCAACGTTAGTGGTCACCGTATTGGTACCGCGGAAGTGGAAAACGCCATCAACATGCACGCCGGCGTAGTAGAAAGCGCAGTAGTTGGGTATCCTCACGAAATAAAAGGACAGGGTATATACGCTTACGTGATCATGGAACGACTGACCCACGATCCGGAGCTGACCAAGAAAGATATCGCGCAGACAGTAGGCCGCATCATTGGCCCTATCGCCAAACCGGATAAGATACAGATTGTTTCCGGCCTGCCGAAAACAAGATCCGGAAAGATCATGCGCCGTATCCTCCGCAAGATCGCTGAAAACGAACTGGACAACCTGGGCGATACTTCCACATTACTTGATCCTACCGTTGTAGAAGAGATCAAAGCCGGACGATTATAA
- a CDS encoding 5'(3')-deoxyribonucleotidase, whose amino-acid sequence MARIAIDMDNVMADLTQHLLDIYEQEYGQVIAPESIRDIPEGEALPDGVALKLLYSPGFFRGIPVMPGSQEVIRALMEKHEVFVVSAATEFPLSLAEKQAWLGEHFPFISWKNIVFCGSKTIVEADYMIDDHEKNLAPFLAKGTPLLFTAPHNFSLTGYKRLDNWEQVAEYFAVNKVAAV is encoded by the coding sequence ATGGCAAGAATAGCAATTGACATGGACAATGTAATGGCTGATCTCACCCAACATCTGTTGGATATTTATGAGCAGGAGTATGGTCAGGTGATAGCTCCTGAAAGCATCCGGGATATACCTGAGGGAGAAGCGTTGCCAGATGGGGTTGCGCTGAAATTACTTTATTCTCCGGGCTTTTTCAGGGGCATACCGGTGATGCCGGGCAGCCAGGAAGTAATCAGGGCATTGATGGAAAAGCATGAAGTATTTGTGGTATCTGCTGCTACTGAATTTCCTTTATCTCTTGCGGAGAAACAGGCATGGCTGGGCGAGCACTTTCCTTTCATCAGCTGGAAGAATATAGTGTTTTGTGGTTCGAAAACGATTGTGGAGGCGGATTATATGATAGACGACCATGAAAAGAACCTCGCTCCTTTCCTGGCAAAGGGTACTCCGTTATTATTTACTGCTCCTCACAATTTCTCGCTCACGGGTTATAAGCGCCTGGACAACTGGGAGCAGGTGGCTGAATACTTTGCAGTGAATAAAGTAGCGGCTGTATAA
- a CDS encoding DeoR/GlpR family DNA-binding transcription regulator produces the protein MLKEERLDYILRKLQTDHKVTQVELSNDLQVSEDTVRRDLESLAQNGQLIKVRGGAIPHSPNPYSFKERIQYHEEDKKYIAQKALGYLQNGQTIILDGGTSTLMLAALFPPNLNIRVITNSVPVVAQLVEHPLIEVIFTGGLIGKESRTAVGFDTIRMLEKLRADICFLGVCSLHPTAGVTGLCLEESDIKTAMVEAANRTIALATSDKMGTAEPFKICNITDLDTIVTDKPDLPSLKQYANLGIQIV, from the coding sequence ATGCTGAAAGAGGAACGGCTGGATTACATTCTCCGGAAGTTGCAGACGGATCACAAGGTAACACAGGTAGAACTGAGCAACGACCTGCAGGTATCCGAAGATACGGTACGCAGGGATCTTGAATCACTGGCCCAAAACGGACAGCTGATCAAGGTAAGAGGCGGAGCTATACCGCATTCTCCCAACCCCTATTCCTTCAAGGAACGGATCCAGTATCATGAAGAAGATAAAAAATATATCGCGCAGAAGGCACTGGGATATCTTCAGAACGGACAAACCATTATCCTCGACGGGGGTACTTCTACACTGATGCTGGCCGCATTGTTCCCACCTAATCTGAATATCAGGGTTATTACCAACAGCGTTCCGGTAGTTGCACAGCTGGTGGAACATCCGCTGATAGAAGTGATCTTCACTGGTGGACTAATTGGTAAGGAATCGCGGACTGCCGTTGGTTTCGATACTATCAGGATGTTGGAGAAATTGCGCGCGGATATCTGTTTCCTGGGAGTTTGCAGTTTACACCCCACAGCAGGAGTGACCGGGCTTTGCCTGGAAGAATCTGATATCAAAACCGCTATGGTGGAAGCTGCCAATAGAACAATTGCGCTGGCAACCAGCGACAAAATGGGTACTGCAGAGCCATTCAAAATATGTAATATAACAGACCTGGATACTATTGTAACAGATAAACCAGATCTGCCCTCGCTGAAACAGTACGCCAATCTGGGCATACAGATAGTTTAG
- a CDS encoding MFS transporter translates to MLQELSMVMVNKRATRIAVSALFFLTGLCFSSWASRIPDIQQALKLNDAGLGSVLLALPVGSIISLPIAGILVSKFSSRQVLLIAAVAYAAVLPVLGLAQTSWELSIFLVFFGFCGNLANIAVNTQAVGVEAMYGRSIMASFHGLWSVAGFTGAAFGTWMTGLHLAPVYHFLIITGVAWTLVLVTMNKLVPRVPNENNAPSLFGKPDVFLFTLGIIAMCSMICEGTMFDWSGVYFRRVLQVREGWSGSGYAAFMSTMASGRFVADYLTTRFGVKKMLLISGTLTAIGLMVAVIFPYFLPASLGFMLVGAGVSAVVPLVYSAAGRSTIMPPGMALATVSTIGYLGFLFGPPLIGFVAQATNLGVAFTMIAVMGAAIAIMSSRIKV, encoded by the coding sequence ATGTTACAGGAATTATCAATGGTGATGGTCAACAAGCGGGCGACGCGTATTGCGGTAAGTGCGTTGTTTTTCCTCACCGGCTTATGTTTTTCCAGCTGGGCTTCACGTATACCCGATATCCAGCAGGCATTGAAACTGAACGACGCGGGCCTGGGTAGCGTATTGCTGGCGTTGCCTGTTGGCTCTATCATTTCTCTGCCTATTGCAGGAATACTGGTTTCCAAATTCAGCAGCAGACAGGTATTGCTGATTGCTGCAGTAGCTTATGCCGCCGTTTTGCCGGTACTCGGACTGGCCCAAACATCCTGGGAGCTGAGTATATTCCTGGTATTCTTCGGTTTCTGTGGTAACCTCGCCAATATAGCGGTGAATACGCAGGCGGTAGGAGTAGAGGCCATGTACGGGCGGTCTATCATGGCTTCCTTTCACGGGTTGTGGAGTGTGGCCGGATTCACCGGTGCGGCCTTCGGTACATGGATGACTGGTTTGCACCTTGCACCGGTATACCACTTCCTCATTATCACCGGCGTTGCCTGGACGCTGGTATTGGTTACCATGAATAAACTTGTGCCCAGGGTGCCTAACGAAAACAACGCGCCCTCCCTGTTCGGGAAACCTGACGTCTTCCTCTTCACGCTCGGCATTATTGCCATGTGCTCTATGATATGTGAGGGAACGATGTTCGACTGGAGTGGTGTATATTTCCGCAGAGTACTGCAGGTACGTGAAGGCTGGTCCGGATCCGGATACGCTGCATTTATGAGTACGATGGCTTCCGGCCGTTTTGTAGCAGATTACCTGACTACCAGGTTTGGCGTGAAGAAGATGTTGCTGATCAGCGGCACGCTCACCGCCATCGGCCTGATGGTAGCGGTGATCTTTCCTTATTTTCTGCCCGCTTCACTCGGATTCATGCTGGTGGGGGCAGGTGTATCCGCGGTGGTACCGCTGGTGTACAGTGCTGCCGGCAGAAGCACGATCATGCCACCGGGCATGGCACTGGCAACTGTATCTACTATCGGCTACCTGGGCTTCCTGTTCGGACCGCCGCTCATCGGATTTGTGGCACAGGCTACCAACCTCGGGGTGGCATTTACAATGATTGCAGTAATGGGCGCTGCCATCGCCATCATGTCTTCCAGAATAAAAGTATAA
- a CDS encoding helix-turn-helix transcriptional regulator has protein sequence MQTSLIHMGQRLKQILKQKKIKIVDFAVMAGFTNQIAHYHLRKSDMKRATMERFCALIGITPDEFMRWNTLQPGNGKSMHHGERLQNIIAEKGLNKSKLAGRLGMSRRTMYNLFEKTNFSPDELDRVAKGLDMSTDQFLNPGTLHETRNTDSEEMMLLREKYYKQLEEYTQLLKSHAALKDELLQTRKELAACRKQKN, from the coding sequence ATGCAGACTAGCCTGATTCACATGGGACAGAGGTTGAAGCAGATACTGAAACAGAAGAAGATTAAAATTGTCGATTTCGCTGTCATGGCTGGTTTTACCAACCAGATTGCCCATTATCATTTACGGAAAAGTGACATGAAAAGAGCCACTATGGAGCGTTTTTGTGCACTGATAGGGATCACGCCCGACGAGTTCATGAGATGGAATACACTGCAGCCAGGCAATGGTAAAAGTATGCACCATGGTGAACGTCTTCAGAATATTATCGCGGAGAAAGGATTGAATAAGAGCAAGCTGGCAGGCCGTCTGGGAATGAGCAGAAGAACAATGTATAACCTGTTTGAGAAAACCAATTTTTCCCCGGATGAACTGGACCGGGTTGCAAAGGGACTGGACATGAGTACGGACCAATTCCTGAACCCGGGAACATTGCATGAAACCAGGAATACCGATAGCGAAGAAATGATGTTGCTGAGAGAGAAATATTATAAACAACTGGAAGAATATACGCAGCTGTTGAAGAGCCATGCTGCGCTGAAAGATGAACTGCTGCAGACCAGAAAGGAACTGGCAGCATGCCGTAAACAAAAGAATTAG